CTCGACAAAGAGGAATTTATTGCTTATCAGGCATCCTCCCGGGGAGGAGTTATTCGCATCCGCTTAGCCAGTGATCGCGTCTATCTTGGGGGCCAGGCAGTCACCGTTATGCGCGGGGAAATTGTTTGAGTTCGGATTGTGCAACTCCAACTGTTTTTCATCAGGGCTTCCTTATAGCGGATATTTATATCCGCTCATACTGAAGTCCTGAGCATCGTCGAAGGGTCGAAGTATGAACGGTATTTGTTTTTATCATCGGGACTTTCCTTTGACACAGAATTATCCTTAGTGAAATGGTAGGTAAAAAAAGGACGGCCAATCTTTGTAGGGAACGCATATATGCGTCCCTCATCTTGCAAACTCTGCAAAATTCGGTCAAACTAACATCCTTATTGCCGATATGAATTCATTGCTGAAACCTTATAAAATTTACCAATTACATAAGGCGGCGTAGCCAAGAGGTAAGGCAGCGGTCTGCAAAACCGCAATACCCCGGTTCGAATCCGGGCGCCGCCTCGCCCTTTATTTTGGATTTTAGAATGCGGATTGCTGATTGAAAGGAAAGGATCCGGCAATAACGAATTTTCAAGCACCAAATCACAAATAATATTTAAATTCTAAATTTGAAATATTATTTATTTTGGGTTTGGAATTTTGAGTTTGTCTGGAATTTGTGACTTGATGATTGGAATTTTACTTTTCAGTGATTATTACTCTGTAATCTGAAATCCTCACCAATCCAGTATTTGAAATTTAGGGCAAATTTGGTAAAACTACAATTGCCTCCCTAATGCCCGGGTGGCGGAATAGGTAGACGCAAGGGACTTAAAATCCCTCGGGTCACAAGCCCGTGCCGGTTCGAGTCCGGCCCCGGGCACCATGTTAAGCTAGCTTTATCTAAAGGGTTTACGCTTTTTAGAACGATGGTTTTGATTATGAATGAATTTAAAATGATAAAGGGCTAAAGAGCGGATTCTTTAATGTGAATTTGTATTGTTCTGATCTTGTCAGTTATTGAGGTCGTCTTCATCCTCATCCTCTTCCTCGTCCCACTCTTCATCCTCATCAAACTCTTCATCCTCGTCCCATTCCTCGTCCTCATCCCACTCTTCCTCATCCTCATCCCATTCTTCATCTTTAAGCTTTATCTCGATTTTCTTGAGCTCAAGTTCCATTCGAAATCTCCTAATTAATTTTTACTTGAAACCTTACATACTGACATCAAAAAGTCAAGTTCTTTGTGGACTTAGCGCGCAAAAGCGACGCCCTGTTAGTTTATATGTGGAGATTTTTATTGTTTTTAACTTTATTTGACAAAATTGATGCGTCGCTTATTATTTAACTCTACCAAATAGATTCAATCACAATTTTGTGAAATAAAGAAGGCTTAGATATGGCGACTTGCTCAATCGAACAGGCTATTCAGGAAATAAAAAATGGAAGGATGGTAATTCTTGTAGACGACGAGGATAGAGAGAATGAGGGCGACCTAGTGATCGCAGCCGAGTTTGCTACCCCCGAAGTAATAAACTTTATGGCCAAAAATGGAAGAGGGCTTATATGCCTGGCCATTACCCAGGAGAAGGCCGATCAGTTGGGCCTTCAGCCAATAAAACCGGAGAACAGCCCGGTTCCTCAATATACGGCGTTTACTATCCCGATTGATGCGAGGTTGGGAATTACAACCGGGATCTCGGCTTACGACCGCGCATCCACCATACGTCTAGCCATCTCAGAAGAGGCAAGGCCGGAGGATTTTATCCGTCCCGGCCACGTGTTCCCATTAATCTCCAGACGGGGCGGGGTGCTGGTAAGAGCGGGGCATACCGAGGGTTCGGTCGACCTGGCTAGGCTGGCCGGGTTGAAGCCAGCGTCGGTAATTTGCGAGATAATGAAGGACGATGGGGACATGGCCAGGCTGGCCGACCTGGAAGCATTCGCCGAACGGCACGGGATTAAAATCGCCACGATTGCCGATCTCATCAGTTATCGACTGAGGGCAGAGAGTTTTGTGAGAAGAGCGGCTTCTGCTTCCCTTCCCACTGCGTACGGGGACTTTAAGGTAATAGTGTATGAAAGCGACATTGACCCGCAGCATCACGTGGCTTTTGTGAAAGGAGAGATCAACTCTGAAGAAGGAGTTTTGGTTCGGGTACATTCCGAATGTCTTACCAGCGACGTTTTCGGCTCGCTAAGGTGTGATTGTGGCCCCCAGATCCGTCAAGCCATGCGCATAATCGAAAAAGAGGGAATGGGGGTGATTCTTTACATGCGCCAGGAGGGAAGGGGGATCGGCTTGGTCAACAAGATCAAGGCTTATGCGCTCCAGGATAACGGGTTTGATACGGTAGAGGCAAACGAAGCGCTTGGATTTAAACCGGACCTCCGTGATTATGGAATAGGAGCGCAGGTGCTTCTCGACCTTGGCGTCAGAAAAATGAGGCTTCTAACCAACAATCCCCGGAAGGTAAAGGGCTTAGAAGGCTTTGGGCTTCAGATAGTGGAACGGGTTCCCATTGAGATTCCTCCTAATGAGAGAAATTCACGTTATCTAAAGGTAAAAAAAGATAAACTCGGACACCTTCTTTCCATGGTGGACTAATAGCGGAGGAGCTTATGCCTCAAGTTTACGAGGGAAAACTGGATGCCAAGGGCCTCAAATTTGCCATAGTGGTGAGTAGATTTAACAGCTTCATCACCGACCGGATGGTGGAAGGTGCCTTGGATGTCCTGGTCAGACACGGCGCATCCCAGTCGGACATAGATATAATAAAGGTGCCCGGGTCATTCGAGATCCCCCTGGGTGTAAAGACGGCGGCTGGGTCGAAGAAATATGATGCGGTAGTAGCGGTAGGGGCGATCATCAGGGGTGAAACCCCTCACTTCGATTATCTATCCTCCGAGGTCACCAAAGAGCTTTCCGGAATCGGGCTTGAGTTTGGTGTCCCGGTTGCATGCGGAGTGATAACAACGGAGACACTCGAGCAAGCCATCGAGAGAGCTGGCTCGAAAGCGGGTAATCGTGGGGGAGAAGCGGCTTTTAGCGCGATTGAAATGGTTAATCTCCTGAAAGCGCTTTCTCGTAATAAATAATTTCCTTGAATTATGGGTAAGAGGAGACGTGCGAGAGAGATTGCACTACAGTTTTTATACCAGTATGACACCCTCAAAGAAACTTCTCCAAATGATGTAATCCTGGAAGAAGCCATAGAACTTTTCTGGACGACTAAGGAGCCCTCCTCAGAAAAAGAAGTAAGAGAATTTGCCCGTAAGCTCATTGTTGGGGCATGCGAAAATATGGAGGGTATCGACAGCATCATAAACCGTTATTCCAAGCACTGGCGGCTTTCTCGAATGTCGAAAATAGACAGGAACATATTGCGGATGGCCATCTATGAATTGGTTTACTTGATGAATATTCCCCCTCCTGTTACCATTAACGAAGCCGTCGAGCTTGCCAAGAAATACGGCACGGAAGAGTCCGGTGCTTTTGTGAACGGAATTTTGGACCGAATACGCATAGCCGTCGATAAAGGGGAGCTGCAATATGATAAAGGAAGCAATAGCTAAGGTAGTGGAGCGTATAGACCTTGAGGAAGAGGAGATGGCGGAAGTAGTGCAGAAGATAATGAGCGGTATGGCCACGCCTAGCCAGATTGCTGCTATTCTGGTGGCATTGAGGATGAAAGGAGAATCCGTCTCCGAGATAACCGGTGCGGCTAAGGTAATGATGGATAAAGCGACAAAAATAAAACCCAGGGATACTGCTGCTGTCGACCTATGCGGAACGGGCGGCGACCAGCAAGGCACGTTTAACATCTCTACTGTTTCTTCTTTGATAGCGGCGGGGGCGGGCGTGTCAGTGGCCAAACATGGAAACCGGTCCGTCTCCAGCCAGGTAGGAAGCGCTGATGTGCTCGAAGAATTAGGCGTCAATATCAATCTTTCCGCCAAAGGAGCGGAACAATGCTTAAACGAAGTGGGTATTACTTTCCTATATGCGCCGCTTTTCCACCCAGCTATGAAAAATGTATCGGAGCCGAGAAAGGATATAGGGATAAGGACTATTTTCAATTTGCTTGGCCCGATTACCAACCCGGCCGGAGTCAAGCATAAGGTAATGGGGGTTTATTCCGAGGTCTTGGTGACCCCTCTGGCGAAGGTTCTGAGGAATTTGGGATTTGTAAGGGCTATGGTCGTTCACGGGTCTGATTCTTTGGACGAGATAACGGTAACCGGAAAGACTCATATAGCGGAGCTGAGAGACGGAATGGTAAAAAGCTATCAGTTTGACCCGGCAGATTTGGGATTCAAACGGAGAAAGCTTGAGGAGTTGAAAGGAGGGAGTGCAAAGGAAAACGCCCAGATCGTACTTTCTATTCTCAAGGGTGAGGAACGCGAAGCAAAGAGAGAGGTCTCTGTGCTCAACGCCGCAGCAGCTATTTTGGTAGCGGGCGCCGCTTCCGATATGAAGGGAGCAGTAGCCAGGGCCGAGGAATCCATAGACTCAAGAAATGCCTTAAACAAGCTTAACGACCTAATCAAATTCACGAAAAACTGGACGGATGGTTAAAAGGACTTTTAAATCGCTTTCCTGAGATGATTCTTGACAAAATTATTCGGAACAAGAGAGTTGAGATAGAGAGGGCAAAAAAAGACTTTCCCTTGGGTTTGCTTTCTTCCCGGGTTGAAAAAACTAATCCCCCTAGAGATTTTCTAGAAGCGATAGCACCGAATGGGGGTGTGAAGATAATTGCCGAGATCAAACGTGCTTCTCCGTCAAGAGGGGTGCTCAGGGAAGATTTTGACCCAATCGAAATTGCCAAAGCGTACAGCAAAGGCGGAGCATCTGCGCTTTCCGTCCTTACCGATAGGGAGTTCTTCAAAGGAGACTTAAATCATCTCCTTGAAGTGAGTAAAACTGTAGAAATGCCTGTCCTAAGAAAGGATTTTCTGGTTGACCCTTATCAGGTCTATGAATCAAGGTTCTACTGTGCAGATGCCCTTCTTCTTATCGCCGCTGTCCTGGATAAGGAGATGCTCACCGATCTGCTTGAATTAACCCATTCCTTGAATATGAGTGCAATAGTAGAGGTGCATGATGAGGAGGACCTGGAAAAGGCTCTTCTTTCGCCCAGCAAGATAATAGGAATAAACAACCGTGACCTCAGGACATTCAACGTCAGCCTTGATGTGTCGGTAAGGCTTTCAAGGTTGATCCCGAAAGAGATGATAGTTATCGCTGAGAGCGGAATAACCTCGGGCGATGACATAAGGAGGCTGAAAGAAGAGGGGATCTGTGTCTTTTTGATTGGTGAAATGTTCATGAAGGCTGAATCTCCGGGCAAGGAGCTCGAGAAAATGCTCAAGGAGTTTAGTTAGAATGTGCTGGTAGGGGCTCAAAATTTTGAATCCCTACTTATTCGATAAAGCCTATATCCCGGAGGATTTTCCCATGGTCAAAGGCAAGCTTGATACCTTTTATCTCCTCCTTTGAAAATGCCTTTACTTCCTTTGTCTCTTCGCTGGTTTTGATTTCTCCCCCGACCGGTTTACAAAGAAAGCAGACCGAAACAAAGTGTCCACGCGGGTCTCTGTCTGGGGCTGAGTAAACTCCGACGAGCTTTTCTATTTTTATATCCAGTCCGGTTTCCTCTTTTGCTTCTCTAATTGCTGCTTCCTCGACCGTTTCGCCGTATTCTACTATTCCGCCTGGCAATGCCCATTGGTCCTGGTAGGGGTCGAAAACCCTCTTTACCAAAATTATTTTTTTGTCATCGGTAATTATGACCGGGTCTGCAGTCAACGTAATTTTTTTCATCTTAAGAGGAACCTTCTATATATAGATTTGAAATTTATTCTAACTTGAATTCAATACACGAGTCTAGCCAAAACTCTCGGTGATTGCTTTGATACACCAAATTAACCGGGTAGCAAACGAGTCCGTTCAACCAAGCCCTGTATGTCCTGATGACATTAGTCTTTAGAAATAGGATTGCTTCGGTCGTAGAATTTATACTTTCGACTAGCTGGATAGGTTCCGAATAAGTACTTTGGCATCCTTCGACCGGGCTCTGGATGAGCGGATGCACGCATCAGCTGCTAATCGGGAATAAAAGACCCGATCGTGAAGGGCTAACACCTCAAAAAATTCTATCCTTTCTTTGTGCGGTGAAGCGATCTCTTATTTTGGACAAGTTTGAAGGAACGCATTATTTAAGCGTTCCTTACATTTAGAGAGCCGTCGTTCGGCTTACCGGCAAACAGTCCAGAGTTGAACAAAGGGTCTACCGGACTGCCTTTGATTTAGAATCCTGAAAGCCCTGTCCAATGACACTCTTCTGCTGCTTGATGCTTTCGTCAAGGCACTTGATTCGTTGATTATTTTTTCATTGTGATTAGACTATGAAGAAATTTGTACAAAATCTTGGCAATTAAAGAGGCAAAAGGAAATGCAGGAGCAGAAAAAGAGAAGAAAAAACCCTACCCTTGCACTTATACTCTCTGCCATATTCCCGGGACTGGGACAGGTTTATAACAATCAACTGGCTAAAGGGATAATCCTGATGGCGCTTAACACAATAGTTAATTTTCTCATGTTCGAGCCTCTTCAGAGAATTTTCGAGGCCGAGGGTAGGATGCCGGATAACCCCACGCTTATCATAGTGACCGGCTACACCATAGCCGGCCTCATACTATGGCTTTACGCCATTATTGATGCCAAAAAAACAGCAGATAGGATTAACGAGAACGGAGGGATACTGAACTAGTGATAGTAAGAATATGTTCTGATGACAGCAGTAGGTTTTTGACAATCTCTAAGTTTGGCAGGTGGTATGAAAATTAGCATCCGAATCTTAGAGTCATATTAAAAATGAATGGAACTGATGACCGTAAGCAATTCTATTCTTAATCTCACTCCAGTTTAAGCCTGTCCAATCTCCTTCCCACTTCCCGGATAAGCTCGTTCACTCCTTCTCCGGTTACTGAAGAGATAGGAAATACCTCTATTCCTAAATTGTTGAAATAACTTTTTACTCTGTTTAGCTTTTCTCTAGCCTCGGTGATGTCGATTTTATTGGGTGCAATGACCTGAGGTTTATTCCTAAGCTCAGGACTATATGCTTCCAGTTCTTCATTCATCACCCGAAAGTCTTCTATTGGGTCTCGGTCATTCAGGGGAGACAAATCAAGGACATGAATAAGAATCCTGCTACGCTCTATGTGTCTCAGGAATTTTATACCCAGACCGGCTCCTTCATGTGCACCTTTTATCAGTCCGGGAATATCTGCCACTACGAACGATTTGTCCTGGTTATAGCTCACCACTCCAAGGTTTGGCACCAGCGTGGTGAAAGGATAATCGGCGATTTTAGGGCGTGCCGCCGAAATCCGGGAAATGAGGGTGGATTTGCCCGCATTGGGGAAGCCAATAATGCCGGCGTCAGCCAGCAGTTTGAGTTCGAGAACTAATGTTTTTTCTTCTCCCTCTTCTCCCGGTTCTGCATATTTGGGAGCTTGGTTAGTTGAGGTGGCGAATCTTGCGTTCCCTCTTCCGCCACGTCCGCCTTTTGCCACTAGTAGCGTCTGACCATCACTGGTGAGGTCACCTAAAATTTCACCGGTGTAAAATTCTTTGACAACGGTTCCCACCGGAACCGGGACAAAAAGAGGAGGGGCGCTCTTACCGTGCTGGTCTTTTCCCCTTCCATGTTCTCCGTTTTTGGCTCGGTAGTGCTGTTTATAGCGATGGTCCAAAAGGGAGGTCATGTTTTGCTTGGCAATAATAATTACGTCCCCGCCGTCTCCGCCATCTCCACCGTTAGGGCCGCCCCGAGGGACGAATTTTTCTCTTCTGAAGCTGACGCATCCTTTTCCCCCGCGCCCGGACTTTACGTATATTTTTGCTTCGTCGATAAACTTAACCATGATGCTTTGATGGGACACAAACACGAGGTTCAAACGGTGCCTGTGACTGGGTTTAATCTTAGCATACTTAAAGTCCAGGCTGAAATTTCGACTGGCCGTATACAAGGTTTAGTAAAGCGAACACGATGCATTCCGGGTGAATACTCGGTCCTGTTATTTTAGCTGGTATTGACCGGCCTTTTCCTGATAGATGCGGTTTATCTCATCAAATTTTGATACAAATTTGATTCCCATTTTGGTAGGTATGCCGGGCAAGGTATGAGATACCCAGGATATAATGCCTTCTATCAACACAACCTCTTCCATCCTGCCGTCGTCGATTGTATTGCCGCCAATATGTATGTGAATCATGATTCTAGACTTGACCGGAAATGCCCTGTGGGATTCGATGGCCATCCCATTCTTGGAGATGTTTAAGGCATAGCCCGAGGAATTGGGATTTGACAAGCCATACCTAACTCTCTTCCTAAAGGGAACTCTGATCGAAAGCCTGCGATTTGCCATTAGACTTATCTCTTTTTATTCTTAATGAGCCTTGCACATTCTATTATAGGTTATTTATAAAGTAGATTTAAGCGGATATAAATTAGACTTCGGTATGATTTTTGGATAAAAATTAAAGGAATAGTGGGAATTTCTATAACTTTAGTTTGTATCCTCTTCGTTATTAGCACTGTAAGTAACCGTTTGATAGTGTGTATTACTTGACTTGGAAACGAATAGTTTTGAAAACCATTTGATTTACCTCATATTTGCCGAAGGAGCATACTTATATGACTAGAAAACAGATTTTCTCCTGGTTTTTCTTCGGGATATTCCTTTTTTTAATCTATCTTTTCTACGAGATTCTTAGCCCATTTGCTTTCTCACTTTTCTGGGCGGGGATACTGACCCTGATGCTTTATCCTCTTCACGAACGCCTGAATAGGCTACTGAAGAATAGGCCGACGATTTCTTCCATCATCATGACCACCGGAGCTACCTTGGTAATCATAATCCCGCTGGGTATCGTTTTTGCGACCCTGGCAGTCGAGGTCTTTGATATTTACCAGGGATTTAAGGATAAGATTGAGTTGATCAAGCTTGGGGCTGTAGCGGAGAGATTAAAGGAGCTTATTCCCGTAACCATAGTTGAAGAAGTAGAAAAAAGGTTTGATGTGGGAGACTTGGGCATCGAACAGGTTGTATTAAAGGCTGCGGGAACAGTTAGTAAATATGTTTTTGACCAGGTTCAAGAGGGGGCTAAGAACCTTACCAGCTTGATCATAAGCTTTATAATAATGGTTTTTGCCCTGTTCTTTTTCTTTCGTGACGGAAGAAGGCTTTACGAAGAGATAAAATATCTAATACCTATGACT
This genomic interval from Thermodesulfobacteriota bacterium contains the following:
- a CDS encoding DUF5683 domain-containing protein, whose translation is MQEQKKRRKNPTLALILSAIFPGLGQVYNNQLAKGIILMALNTIVNFLMFEPLQRIFEAEGRMPDNPTLIIVTGYTIAGLILWLYAIIDAKKTADRINENGGILN
- the nusB gene encoding transcription antitermination factor NusB, whose translation is MGKRRRAREIALQFLYQYDTLKETSPNDVILEEAIELFWTTKEPSSEKEVREFARKLIVGACENMEGIDSIINRYSKHWRLSRMSKIDRNILRMAIYELVYLMNIPPPVTINEAVELAKKYGTEESGAFVNGILDRIRIAVDKGELQYDKGSNS
- the trpC gene encoding indole-3-glycerol phosphate synthase TrpC gives rise to the protein MILDKIIRNKRVEIERAKKDFPLGLLSSRVEKTNPPRDFLEAIAPNGGVKIIAEIKRASPSRGVLREDFDPIEIAKAYSKGGASALSVLTDREFFKGDLNHLLEVSKTVEMPVLRKDFLVDPYQVYESRFYCADALLLIAAVLDKEMLTDLLELTHSLNMSAIVEVHDEEDLEKALLSPSKIIGINNRDLRTFNVSLDVSVRLSRLIPKEMIVIAESGITSGDDIRRLKEEGICVFLIGEMFMKAESPGKELEKMLKEFS
- the obgE gene encoding GTPase ObgE gives rise to the protein MVKFIDEAKIYVKSGRGGKGCVSFRREKFVPRGGPNGGDGGDGGDVIIIAKQNMTSLLDHRYKQHYRAKNGEHGRGKDQHGKSAPPLFVPVPVGTVVKEFYTGEILGDLTSDGQTLLVAKGGRGGRGNARFATSTNQAPKYAEPGEEGEEKTLVLELKLLADAGIIGFPNAGKSTLISRISAARPKIADYPFTTLVPNLGVVSYNQDKSFVVADIPGLIKGAHEGAGLGIKFLRHIERSRILIHVLDLSPLNDRDPIEDFRVMNEELEAYSPELRNKPQVIAPNKIDITEAREKLNRVKSYFNNLGIEVFPISSVTGEGVNELIREVGRRLDRLKLE
- a CDS encoding NUDIX hydrolase, with product MKKITLTADPVIITDDKKIILVKRVFDPYQDQWALPGGIVEYGETVEEAAIREAKEETGLDIKIEKLVGVYSAPDRDPRGHFVSVCFLCKPVGGEIKTSEETKEVKAFSKEEIKGIKLAFDHGKILRDIGFIE
- the trpD gene encoding anthranilate phosphoribosyltransferase → MIKEAIAKVVERIDLEEEEMAEVVQKIMSGMATPSQIAAILVALRMKGESVSEITGAAKVMMDKATKIKPRDTAAVDLCGTGGDQQGTFNISTVSSLIAAGAGVSVAKHGNRSVSSQVGSADVLEELGVNINLSAKGAEQCLNEVGITFLYAPLFHPAMKNVSEPRKDIGIRTIFNLLGPITNPAGVKHKVMGVYSEVLVTPLAKVLRNLGFVRAMVVHGSDSLDEITVTGKTHIAELRDGMVKSYQFDPADLGFKRRKLEELKGGSAKENAQIVLSILKGEEREAKREVSVLNAAAAILVAGAASDMKGAVARAEESIDSRNALNKLNDLIKFTKNWTDG
- the ribE gene encoding 6,7-dimethyl-8-ribityllumazine synthase translates to MPQVYEGKLDAKGLKFAIVVSRFNSFITDRMVEGALDVLVRHGASQSDIDIIKVPGSFEIPLGVKTAAGSKKYDAVVAVGAIIRGETPHFDYLSSEVTKELSGIGLEFGVPVACGVITTETLEQAIERAGSKAGNRGGEAAFSAIEMVNLLKALSRNK
- a CDS encoding AI-2E family transporter yields the protein MTRKQIFSWFFFGIFLFLIYLFYEILSPFAFSLFWAGILTLMLYPLHERLNRLLKNRPTISSIIMTTGATLVIIIPLGIVFATLAVEVFDIYQGFKDKIELIKLGAVAERLKELIPVTIVEEVEKRFDVGDLGIEQVVLKAAGTVSKYVFDQVQEGAKNLTSLIISFIIMVFALFFFFRDGRRLYEEIKYLIPMTDEQKERIFDRFYDILNAVILGVLATAAVQGIITGLIFWFLGIPYAVLAGVLTFAFSILPIGGSVLVWLPVGLYLLFAGEVIKGIILLVLGAAVVSSIDNILKPWIIGGRLKLSTLFLFLSILGSIKAFGFTGIILGPVLLVIFMSFLEIYKAEYREQKLE
- a CDS encoding PilZ domain-containing protein, with amino-acid sequence MANRRLSIRVPFRKRVRYGLSNPNSSGYALNISKNGMAIESHRAFPVKSRIMIHIHIGGNTIDDGRMEEVVLIEGIISWVSHTLPGIPTKMGIKFVSKFDEINRIYQEKAGQYQLK
- a CDS encoding bifunctional 3,4-dihydroxy-2-butanone-4-phosphate synthase/GTP cyclohydrolase II, encoding MATCSIEQAIQEIKNGRMVILVDDEDRENEGDLVIAAEFATPEVINFMAKNGRGLICLAITQEKADQLGLQPIKPENSPVPQYTAFTIPIDARLGITTGISAYDRASTIRLAISEEARPEDFIRPGHVFPLISRRGGVLVRAGHTEGSVDLARLAGLKPASVICEIMKDDGDMARLADLEAFAERHGIKIATIADLISYRLRAESFVRRAASASLPTAYGDFKVIVYESDIDPQHHVAFVKGEINSEEGVLVRVHSECLTSDVFGSLRCDCGPQIRQAMRIIEKEGMGVILYMRQEGRGIGLVNKIKAYALQDNGFDTVEANEALGFKPDLRDYGIGAQVLLDLGVRKMRLLTNNPRKVKGLEGFGLQIVERVPIEIPPNERNSRYLKVKKDKLGHLLSMVD